Genomic window (Capsicum annuum cultivar UCD-10X-F1 chromosome 10, UCD10Xv1.1, whole genome shotgun sequence):
ATAAAAGAAAGCTATAATTGAAGCACTGCATAAGTATAAAGACATCTTTTTGTGgacttatgatgatatgcctggtttgaGCACCGATTTTGTAGTTCACAAGTTGCGAATTGACCCTGCTTTTCCTCCTGTCAAGCAAAAGCTAACAAAGCTCAAAATCGACGTGAGTGTAAAAATCAAAGAGTAAATCACaaagcaacttgaggctaaagtcattcgagtggacCAGTATCCTACTTGGTTGTCAAATATTGTTTCTGTTCCAAAGAAGGATGACAAAGttcggatgtgtattaattatcgtgatctaaataaagcaagtccgaaagataattttccactccctaatattcatattttgttggacaattATGCCAAACATGATCTTTCttattttatggattgttatGCGGGGTATCATCAAATCATTATGGATCTAAAAGATGCGGAAAAGACATTATTTATTACGCCATGAAGGACATATTGTTATCAAGTTATGCCTTTTGGACTAAGGAATGCCGGGTCAACTTACATGAGGGCAATTACCAcaatgtttcatgatatgatgcacaAAGAGATTGAATTTTATGTGGACGACATGATCATTAAGTTAAGAGAGCAGTCTGACCATGTCAAAGATCtcagaaaattctttgaaaggcttcgaagatatgatctcaaacttaacccagggaaatgtgtatttggagtttcttCAGGAAAACACTTGGGATTCATAGTTAGTCGACGTGACATTGAGTTAAATCCTTCAAATTTAAAAGCTATTCAAGATTTGCCTCCACTAAAGAATAAAACAGAGGTGATGAGCTTACTTGaaaggttgaattatatcagtagatttATTGCTCAGCTTACGACAACCTGCGAACtaatattcaagttgttgaagaagaatgctaaagttgaatggactgaaTAATGTCAAAAGGTATTTGACAAAATTAAGAGATAATTGTCGAATCCAcctattttggttcctccagAGCCAGGCAGACCTTTGATATTGTACATGTCTGTGTTAGACAATTCTTTCGACTAtgtattgggtcaacatgatgttacAGGTAGAAAAGAATAGGCCATATACTACCTTAgcaaaaagtttaccacttatgaagctaagtacactcttcttaAGAAGACGCGTtgcgccttaacttgggtagcccaaaagctgaaacattacttgtcatcttatactacttatctcatctctcgtatggatcctttaaagtacatTTTACAGAAGCCTATGCCCATAGGCAGACTCGCGAAATGGCAGATGTTGCTCACAGAGATTGATATTGTCTATGTGACATAAACTGTAATGAAAGCTCAAGCTTTAGcggatcatttggctgaaaatcctattgatgaggagtatgaaccattgaagacttattttccagATAAAGAGGTATTGTATATTGATGAGTTTGTTTCTGACGATGGCCATTCAGGCTGGaaattgttctttgatggagctgctaATGTAAAAGGAGGGGGGATAGGAGCAGTTCTTATTTCTGAATCAGGATAATATTATCCTATAACAGCCCAACTTTGATTctattgtaccaataatatggcagaatacAAAACTTGCATTCTGGGTTTGAGATTAGCTATTGACATGGGAATCCAAGAACTGTTAGTGTTAGGAGACTCAGATTTGTTAGTCCATTAAATCCAAGGAGATTAGGAGACTCGTGATTCAAAGCTTCTATCATATCGAGTTTTTTTGCAAGATAAATGTCAACGATTTGTATCAGTAAAGTTCAAACATATTCCcagagctcataatgagattgGTAATGCTTTGGCGACCTTATCTTCGATGCTTCAACATCCCGATAAAACTTATATTGACCCTTTACATATACAGATTCATGATTAACATGTATATTACaatgtggttgaagaagaatTTGATGGGGAGCCGTGGTTctatgatatcaaagaatatattcagactGAGAAATATCCGGTATATGCCGATGTAATCAAAAGAGAACTATTCGACGTttgtctagtggatttttcttaagtggaggaatcttgtataaaaggactcctgatttgggacttctgaggtgtgtagatgctaaagaagctttagaaatcatgactgaagtacattctgAGATTTGTGGAACACACATgagtgggtatgttttggcaaagaaaatactccgagcaggttattattgtCTCACCATGGAGCGAGATTCCATCAATTTCGTTCGTAAATGTACTGAATGTCAAGTACACGGGGACTTGATACATTCTCCTCCATCTGAGTTTCATACAATGactgctccatggccttttgtggcttggggaatggacatAATTGGACCAATTAAACCAAAAGGCCtcgaatggacataggttcatcttggtatccattgattatttcacgaaGTGGGTGGAAGCAGCGACTTTCAAGTCAATGACCAAAAAAgtggtggttgattttattcactcCAACATTATTTGTCGGTTTGGCATTTCAAAGATCATTATCACGGATAATTCTGCAAATCTCAgcagtcatttgatgcaagaagtgtgtcaataatttaagattatgtatcGAAATTCAACTCCTTATCGCCCAAAAATGAACTGAGCTGTAGAAGCTGCTAACAAGAACCTAAATAAAATACTTCGCAAGATGGTGCAGGGTTCCCGACAATGGCATAAAAAGTTACCTTTTGTTTTGTTGGGTTATCGTACTAGAGTTCAAGCTTCAATCGGTGCAACTTCTTATTTGTTAGTGTATGAAACTGAAGAAGTTACACCTGCAGAGATTGAAATTCTATCTCTTTGAGTAGTTGTAGaagctgaaattgatgatgatcaatgggtcaagactcgtttggagcaattaagcttgattgatgaaaaaagattAACATCAGTATGTCATGGACAACTATGCTAGAAGAGAATGAcacgagcatataacaaaaaggtacgtCATAGACACTTTGAAGTTGGTCAATTAGTACTAAGATGTATCCTACCCCATCAAATTGAAGCCAAAGGTAAATTTTCTCCCAATTGGCATGGACCATTtatggtgaagaaagtgttacctaatggcGCATTATATCTAATTGAtatagaaggaaaaataaaaggaatgtcggtcaatgctgatgcagttaaaagatattatgtatgatattcatgtacaattacattatgtatgttttgtacttgcattttaaaagattgaaatgatgaaggcattttgttctatTATTCGAATAATATATCATCCTTTGCTTAACCCTTTTGAGCTTTTATCTTtcttcgtacccctcttttggaatcaaattaaaatgaaaaaaaaaagttgaaaaaaataaataaataaaatttcaaaatcaagcaaaagaataacaagcctgaactacgtttgatctgattcttgctatgaaaagatacgtaggcaaccctactCCGGGGTTCGGTCTAAccagaaaaaaattcaaattacccagaatgaaatgaaactggggcaaaatttattttcttaaaagaatctattccaaaagttgtatgtttcacccaatgttatataaattttttgagcctcatgccgacctttctttctaaccctatccaaaagcccagttacaaccaaagaaagaccttcagatcaatttttgaggatgtcaaggctaaacatgttatgagtgcatgatattttatatgtttggtgtttatttaaaaaaatgaatgaaaaaatgaaaatgagagagtcttgttGGTGAAAATCCTTTCAGGCACCATAAGATGACTATGAGCTAAGACAGAAATGAAAAGGAGATAGGCTCGTTGGCAAAAACCCgttgaggtgccactagccgaagaaaggttgttatcaagaaggaacaagttcaagattggcttaatttcaagctcaataagtggacaaaagttgtaatcattggtgtgggtagatcttgttgtttgattcaaaatgcatgtcgtATTCACCAGAATCGGTTTccacattcagataagttttctctttgttttgaaaaagagatgcctattgtctttttctttttgttttattttaattttttattttttgtgtccttgtcatcaaatggaaaatttttgttgtcttttgagtcaaattcacgtcAGGTCGAGTGAGAAAAGACTTCAAACTCGCTACTAACTCCTTTAAGGGTACAAAGCAAAACAAAGGATCGATGCATAGAGATAACGTTTCAAAGCAAAAGTAAGGTACTCAAGATGATTGGGTTTTGACCATTTTAAACTCGTGaaaatctaagggatgtattggaagctaaactcagaagcatcatacaacagaaatatgatttgagttgaggatctcagtagtcagaattctGAGTCAGAAGTATGACAATTCAATGAATATTATCATGGATTGGAAAAAAGTTGAGCCGAGCAAGTGCGAGAGCAGCCACTTCAAAAgtcaaatgccacaaaccaactacGACATgtttttaaaactcacaatttttctttgtttgaaacaaagatgaaataattattttcatataaaGGATGTGTTTTGACATTTCTCTCAATACAAGAAGCATGGTTACAACATCTGATGCTGGATCTCGATCATGATAAACTTTATTCTTTGTGATATATATTAAGATCcagtgacacataaatttttcCAGTACAAACTGGGacaaaaattttatgtgtgttgtatgggaatttattttttattcaggaccctcctgaagaatgggacaggaccctccagaagaatgagaatttattttatgttcaggactctcctaaagaattgaaatttattttatgctcaggaccctcctgaagaatgggatacggccctcctgaagaataggaatttattttatgctcaggacccttctaaagaatgggacaggaccctactgaagaatgggaatttattttatgctcaggaccctcttgaagaatgggacatgtccctcctgaagaatggaaatttattttatgctcaggacccttctgaagaatgggacaggagcccacctgaagaacagggtgaagaaaaagaaagttcaggagcccgcttgaagaacagggtgaagaaattgtaagtccaggagcccgcctgaagaacagggtgaagaagttgtatgtccaggagcccgcatgaagaataaggtgaagaaattgtaagtccaggagcccgcatggagaacagggtgaagaagttgtaggtccaagagcccgcctgaagaacaggatgaaagAATTGAAaatcaggagtccgcctgaagaatagggtgaattttcaagttcaagtcatgaagatttgaatcaagattctagagattgcaattttcatttcatctttattttttatagtcaTTTGAATGAAAAAGGCAGAAGTCGTCAACCGAAAACTCGACGGAATCTCACTTGACTTTAACTCTTTCTCTCACCAAATTACTCTTTGAACTactcgtgacctgattctcttataacccgggataggtaggatgtccaAAACAAGGACTCGGTtacatttttccttttattttaattgtaattttatttttattcttacccttcaaataattggagggtcaaaaatcatgtcttgtctacttctttgtggGAAAATTCTTCGaaatttcacacaaagaggggcaaaaatatagacatgtgatttttgatcctccctcaattttaaatatttatatttaatcatatattattttgattattgattttatgttttataaatttttaattaaaaataaataattaaatcaagNNNNNNNNNNNNNNNNNNNNNNNNNNNNNNNNNNNNNNNNNNNNNNNNNNNNNNNNNNNNNNNNNNNNNNNNNNNNNNNNNNNNNNNNNNNNNNNNNNNNNNNNNNNNNNNNNNNNNNNNNNNNNNNNNNNNNNNNNNNNNNNNNNNNNNNNNNNNNNNNNNNNNNNNNNNNNNNNNNNNNNNNNNNNNNNNNNNNNNNNNNNNNNNNNNNNNNNNNNNNNNNNNNNNNNNNNNNNNNNNNNNNNNNNNNNNNNNNNNNNNNNNNNNNNNNNNNNNNNNNNNNNNNNNNNNNNNNNNNNNNNNNNNNNNNNNNNNNNNNNNNNNNNNNNNNNNNNNNNNNNNNNNNNNNNNNNNNNNNNNNNNNNNNNNNNNNNNNNNNNNNNNNNNNNNNNNNNNNNNNNNNNNNNNNNNNNNNNNNNNNNNNNNNNNNNNNNNNNNNNNNNNNNNNNNNNNNNNNNNNNNNNNNNNNNNNNNNNNNNNNNNNNNNNNNNNNNNNNNNNNNNNNNNNNNNNNNNNNNNNNNNNNNNNNNNNNNNNNNNNNNNNNNNNNNNNNNNNNNNNNNNNNNNNNNNNNNNNNNNNNNNNNNNNNNNNNNNNNNNNNNNNNNNNNNNNNNNNNNNNNNNNNNNNNNNNNNNNNNNNNNNNNNNNNNNNNNNNNNNNNNNNNNNNNNNNNNNNNNNNNNNNNNNNNNNNNNNNNNNNNNNNNNNNNNNNNNNNNNNNNNNNNNNNNNNNNNNNNNNNNNNNNNNNNNNNNNNNNNNNNNNNNNNNNNNNNNNNNNNNNNNNNNNNNNNNNNNNNNNNNNNNNNNNNNNNNNNNNNNNNNNNNNNNNNNNNNNNNNNNNNNNNNNNNNNNNNNNNNNNNNNNNNNNNNNNNNNNNNNNNNNNNNNNNNNNNNNNNNNNNNNNNNNNNNNNNNNNNNNNNNNNNNNNNNNNNNNNNNNNNNNNNNNNNNNNNNNNNNNNNNNNNNNNNNNNNNNNNNNNNNNNNNNNNNNNNNNNNNNNNNNNNNNNNNNNNNNNNNNNNNNNNNNNNNNNNNNNNNNNNNNNNNNNNNNNNNNNNNNNNNNNNNNNNNNNNNNNNNNNNNNNNNNNNNNNNNNNNNNNNNNNNNNNNNNNNNNNNNNNNNNNNNNNNNNNNNNNNNNNNNNNNNNNNNNNNNNNNNNNNNNNNNNNNNNNNNNNNNNNNNNNNNNNNNNNNNNNNNNNNNNNNNNNNNNNNNNNNNNNNNNNNNNNNNNNNNNNNNNNNNNNNNNNNNNNNNNNNNNNNNNNNNNNNNNNNNNNNNNNNNNNNNNNNNNNNNNNNNNNNNNNNNNNNNNNNNNNNNNNNNNNNNNNNNNNNNNNNNNNNNNNNNNNNNNNNNNNNNNNNNNNNNNNNNNNNNNNNNNNNNNNNNNNNNNNNNNNNNNNNNNNNNNNNNNNNNNNNNNNNNNNNNNNNNNNNNNNNNNNNNNNNNNNNNNNNNNNNNNNNNNNNNNNNNNNNNNNNNNNNNNNNNNNNNNNNNNNNNNNNNNNNNNNNNNNNNNNNNNNNNNNNNNNNNNNNNNNNNNNNNNNNNNNNNNNNNNNNNNNNNNNNNNNNNNNNNNNNNNNNNNNNNNNNNNNNNNNNNNNNNNNNNNNNNNNNNNNNNNNNNNNNNNNNNNNNNNNNNNNNNNNNNNNNNNNNNNNNNNNNNNNNNNNNNNNNNNNNNNNNNNNNNNNNNNNNNNNNNNNNNNNNNNNNNNNNNNNNNNNNNNNNNNNNNNNNNNNNNNNNNNNNNNNNNNNNNNNNNNNNNNNNNNNNNNNNNNNNNNNNNNNNNNNNNNNNNNNNNNNNNNNNNNNNNNNNNNNNNNNNNNNNNNNNNNNNNNNNNNNNNNNNNNNNNNNNNNNNNNNNNNNNNNNNNNNNNNNNNNNNNNNNNNNNNNNNNNNNNNNNNNNNNNNNNNNNNNNNNNNNNNNNNNNNNNNNNNNNNNNNNNNNNNNNNNNNNNNNNNNNNNNNNNNNNNNNNNNNNNNNNNNNNNNNNNNNNNNNNNNNNNNNNNNNNNNNNNNNNNNNNNNNNNNNNNNNNNNNNNNNNNNNNNNNNNNNNNNNNNNNNNNNNNNNNNNNNNNNNNNNNNNNNNNNNNNNNNNNNNNNNNNNNNNNNNNNNNNNNNNNNNNNNNNNNNNNNNNNNNNNNNNNNNNNNNNNNNNNNNNNNNNNNNNNNNNNNNNNNNNNNNNNNNNNNNNNNNNNNNNNNNNNNNNNNNNNNNNNNNNNNNNNNNNNNNNNNNNNNNNNNNNNNNNNNNNNNNNNNNNNNNNNNNNNNNNNNNNNNNNNNNNNNNNNNNNNNNNNNNNNNNNNNNNNNNNNNNNNNNNNNNNNNNNNNNNNNNNNNNNNNNNNNNNNNNNNNNNNNNNNNNNNNNNNNNNNNNNNNNNNNNNNNNNNNNNNNNNNNNNNNNNNNNNNNNNNNNNNNNNNNNNNNNNNNNNNNNNNNNNNNNNNNNNNNNNNNNNNNNNNNNNNNNNNNNNNNNNNNNNNNNNNNNNNNNNNNNNNNNNNNNNNNNNNNNNNNNNNNNNNNNNNNNNNNNNNNNNNNNNNNNNNNNNNNNNNNNNNNNNNNNNNNNNNNNNNNNNNNNNNNNNNNNNNNNNNNNNNNNNNNNNNNNNNNNNNNNNNNNNNNNNNNNNNNNNNNNNNNNNNNNNNNNNNNNNNNNNNNNNNNNNNNNNNNNNNNNNNNNNNNNNNNNNNNNNNNNNNNNNNNNNNNNNNNNNNNNNNNNNNNNNNNNNNNNNNNNNNNNNNNNNNNNNNNNNNNNNNNNNNNNNNNNNNNNNNNNNNNNNNNNNNNNNNNNNNNNNNNNNNNNNNNNNNNNNNNNNNNNNNNNNNNNNNNNNNNNNNNNNNNNNNNNNNNNNNNNNNNNNNNNNNNNNNNNNNNNNNNNNNNNNNNNNNNNNNNNNNNNNNNNNNNNNNNNNNNNNNNNNNNNNNNNNNNNNNNNNNNNNNNNNNNNNNNNNNNNNNNNNNNNNNNNNNNNNNNNNNNNNNNNNNNNNNNNNNNNNNNNNtgaaagttgagtgactttctgagtaaagatcaaagttgagtgactttttgagataaaagtccaaagttgagtgaccatttgagttattaactccaGAATAAATTGAATTTCAGTATAATAACATATAATTTATATCGAAAAAATAAATTGCACTAGACAAGCCTCATTTGAAAGCTTAATCAAGAAAgtataaagaaaatttgaacCTTAGAGTACCCTCATTTGAAAAATCTCCTATTTAGCAGTCAGGGGTGGAAGCTAAGTAGAGTCGGGGATTCATCCAAATCTCTATTGAtggtaaaataatattattttttcataattaaaattaatttttatgtataaatacgTAAAAGAAATCGAACTCCTTTGACTTCTCATAAATTCACATAGTATATTTTAAACgcttttaataaaattttagctACTGTCAGTGACTAATCATGAATGTACCCATTGTGTTTCCTAATCAAGCCCTTTATCCCTGCATTTCCTAGAAATACACACACGCACACAATGATTCTACAGACAGACAAAGAGCCAATTTTTGTGTTCTAATTAAAAAGAGACTGATGCTACTACTTGTCACAAGTTTGCCATCTGCTTCTGCTACTATTCCTACAAAAAAACAGTCTTACACGAGCAACAGTTGCAGCCATTTCAATTATTGAAATGAATTTACTACCACAAATTGTATTCTGAATTGAATACACCTTCCTTGTCTTTTTATAGGGGCAATCACTGAGCATTTGTTTGTTTATCACTACCTTTGGTTAATTGCCTCAATCTTGTAAATCCAACCTTTGAATAAGAAAGTCTCCTCCTTACCATGATATTAATCTTGTACTAGTTGCTTGttcttttacttctattatttccgtccatcttgaattttttttttacctgttttgattatatttgggcacaaaattttaaaaaataatttaaaaagatttttaaatcttataattttgagttaaaagatatgtcaaatatatcaaaatattttctaattttatgatcttaaacatttgatgtgaaaaattaaaattcaacagttgttaaaagaagaaagaatatatttttttgacaaattaaaaaaataggcaaaataaggaaaaaatgtgCGAAAAATACTTGTACTTAGGCGAAAAGTGCAGTTACGTACCCTGAAATTTGCGGGGGTCCTGTAACTCCCTAGactattttttactatatttaactGGCATATATTTGCCccttatcaaatatattttttgtacacGCTCAACGTTCGTGAAATACAAGCAGTGATCCAAGTGGTCAAATATATGCCAGTTAAATACGGTAAAAAATAGTCTGAGGGGTCATAGAACTCCCCGCAATGTGCAGAAAACGTAACTGTAAATTTCGTCAAAGTATAAGTatttttcacatctttttacttgcaaaataaattaaaaacgtataactttttatcttttttcttttgtactTTAATTACACTATTTTATTTAACTAAGTCAAgcatatataagaaataatatctgAATTAAAGATAAGTTATCTCAAGTTGTATgatcaaacaaaaaattatgaagtactaaaattttatttcagaATTATTTGTTGTTCTCCCTCGCACCAAACGGCCCCTACTGAATGAGATTATGAGTATATTGTTGTGTCAAGTAGAAAGTCTACTCTCTCTTACTATGTCTGTCCAACTTTCCCTTTTCAATATTTCCCTCATTATTCTCTCATCTTTTATGCTGAATACTCTTCAATTCTCCTTTCTAAACTTCAACAACTCACAACCCATTTCCCAATCTTCAACCTTCAATTCTCTCATCATTTCCTTAATCACTGCTAAAAAATATAAGTCCAAATTTTAATCTGAGGCCACGGAATAATGGCACAGAAATATCTGCATGAACTTCTTCAAGAAGATCAAGAACCATTTTACATTGCTAAAAGACACATTAATTTTTCTACCCGAAAAACCTCTTCCTTACAagtcaagaaaattcaaaaaccaaTAATTAATCAAACTCCAACATCTAAATTTTGCAAGAATACTTGCTTTTCTTCCTTTCATGACTCACCAGACTTAAGAAAATCCCCTTTGTATTTGCCTTCTCCTGCTCCAGTGAAGTGCCAAGAAAATGGGAAATTTGTTCTACATGTTCCTGCAAGAACTGCTACTTTACTTCTTGAAGCTGCAATGAGGATACAAAAGCAACAAAGTTCATCAAAAGCGAAAAAACAAATCAAGAAAGAGAAGTTTGGTGTTTTTGGATCCATTTTGAAGAGACTTAAAGATCGAAATGGTACTAAGGATGATGTGTATAATAGATCTGATACTTTTGTGGACCCCATGCATGGCGAGACTTTTAGTGCTCTGGATTGTTCTTTTTCCAAAGATCGAAAAGATACTCTCGCAGAAATGCTGAGTAAGATTGCATGTGATGAAACCTCGTGGTCAAGTCCTTTTATAAACTCAATGCATAGTGAGAACTTTAATCcatcaaataattctttttccAAAGATCGAAATGGTACTCTTGCAGAAATGCTGAGTAAAGATTCGTACGATAGATCATTAAGGTCTAGTCCTTTTTCGGAGCCCACGAATATCATGTATAACGAGAGTTTAAATACACCGAGCTGTCCATGCAATAACAAAGGAGTACTTAAcattgaaaacaaagaagagaagTTTATGGACTTGGAGAATTATAGCAATAATGGTGATTTTAGTCCTTTTAGATTTTCTCTTCAAAGGTGCTCGTCCTCCGGCGATGTTATGCCGGAATTTAAATCTCCGGCGGCTTCTCCGATGTGTCACAAGAAAGAGGTTTGtcttttttacttttataaatatcAGTAAGTATCCGTGAGTCATTATGACTCGATATATTATAACTGAAATTATGTTACACACTTTAATTtactttaattgatgatattagaatggagattttttttttaatagcaAGTCTCATATAGTACTCTCTTCCTGGTGGTACGATTTAACTTTgacatgaaattattttaaaaagttaaaatttataatctaaataaatttatgtatttatatgattataagtTGTTTTATTAcgagttaaagaaattaaaattaagttggtgaaatttattttgaattaaaaaaaatatcacataaattaaggcTCAAAAGAACAATAtgatataattaaagaaaaagtaatactCACGTAAAGCGTCTCAAATATTGATTTGCACGACTTAATATATGCTCCCTTTTTTCGTCATTACTTTATACTATGCTTATTTAACTATCAATATATTGAACTGAATTTTTATCGAAGTTACCACTATTAGAAAGGTTTTCTGCTTGAATAAGTGTACATCAATGAGTTCAAATCACTCATaatcttttcatatatatatatatattaaaaaattctgTTTCTGTTTGTTGGTAAAATGATCTAGTTGCCCGATTCACTGGCCCGGAATGTCTAATACAGCATCGGTCTCATTTCATGTGACACatttttcatctaaaaaataatgtctattttactataattagaaagaatttaactttaaattttttttttttatgcttaATGAATGATTTTTGTCACACAAATATTCAAGAATCATTTTAgaccataaattttaaaatttttaattttgtatcaaatcaaaatgtgtcacataaaataaaatagaaataagtaTTGCACGTAACGTACTGTTGTTTAATTAATGAGAGGAATGTATCATTTTACTAgtctcctattttatttttaagtgatattatttgatttgataaaagaaatttaattaaattttaataagaaaatgaaagataTATTGAAAAAGAAGAGTAGATATATAGAAACAAATTTGTGTATATTTTGGTAAGCGTACTTGAGATCACACCTCTGCCACTATAAAATCTTTTTCTATTAGGCCTTGTCTCTAAAATAGGAGTAGTACTTTCCATCTAAACGACAAACCACTATATATGTCATTTTAAAATTTGGACCCACTATAAGACAAAATTTCATTAAATTCTggtcgtgtatatatatatatatatatatatatatatatatgcttattcaCCAATTTTAACTTTGCCTCGAATAAAAGTGAgcctattattttttaaagaagcTAAACCGACGattaaaatgagaataaaagtGTGCATGTCTTAATCCAAATCTAGTTTATTTAGTATAATTATTATAGTAAGTAATAGTTGtttaaaaattaaactggaaGATTTAATTTGACTTTTTGGTGTTTAGGACAAAGAAAAGTATGAAACAATTATAGCTTTGACAAGTACCGATaaggtagaagaagaagaagatgatgaaaatgagaAAGAGCAATGCAGTCCAGTTTCTGTATTGGATCCTCCATTTGAGGAGGAGGATGGACATGTAGGTGCGGAGGTCGAGGAGGAGGATTCTGATCTTGATTGCAGTTATGCACACGTGCAAAGTACGTAAATTAATCTCAATTTttctaaatttctttttttaatgataAATATTGTG
Coding sequences:
- the LOC107843647 gene encoding uncharacterized protein LOC107843647 isoform X2 — encoded protein: MAQKYLHELLQEDQEPFYIAKRHINFSTRKTSSLQVKKIQKPIINQTPTSKFCKNTCFSSFHDSPDLRKSPLYLPSPAPVKCQENGKFVLHVPARTATLLLEAAMRIQKQQSSSKAKKQIKKEKFGVFGSILKRLKDRNGTKDDVYNRSDTFVDPMHGETFSALDCSFSKDRKDTLAEMLSKIACDETSWSSPFINSMHSENFNPSNNSFSKDRNGTLAEMLSKDSYDRSLRSSPFSEPTNIMYNESLNTPSCPCNNKGVLNIENKEEKFMDLENYSNNGDFSPFRFSLQRCSSSGDVMPEFKSPAASPMCHKKEDKEKYETIIALTSTDKVEEEEDDENEKEQCSPVSVLDPPFEEEDGHVGAEVEEEDSDLDCSYAHVQMSESGFSLRGSEVYIRASRRGFNIYYICVKNSFDNVKIV
- the LOC107843647 gene encoding uncharacterized protein LOC107843647 isoform X1, with translation MAQKYLHELLQEDQEPFYIAKRHINFSTRKTSSLQVKKIQKPIINQTPTSKFCKNTCFSSFHDSPDLRKSPLYLPSPAPVKCQENGKFVLHVPARTATLLLEAAMRIQKQQSSSKAKKQIKKEKFGVFGSILKRLKDRNGTKDDVYNRSDTFVDPMHGETFSALDCSFSKDRKDTLAEMLSKIACDETSWSSPFINSMHSENFNPSNNSFSKDRNGTLAEMLSKDSYDRSLRSSPFSEPTNIMYNESLNTPSCPCNNKGVLNIENKEEKFMDLENYSNNGDFSPFRFSLQRCSSSGDVMPEFKSPAASPMCHKKEDKEKYETIIALTSTDKVEEEEDDENEKEQCSPVSVLDPPFEEEDGHVGAEVEEEDSDLDCSYAHVQRAQQQLLHKLRRFEKLAELDPIELEKLLLEEEDDNENRVECQVSNLIFEEKSDIKSLNYGEAVFGRECKRLDLSQELRSNNTIDMVVKSDLKNEFDSWNEFQEQREETAIEFAFSILGLLVEELEEELIHLVHS